A region of Streptomyces sp. NBC_00654 DNA encodes the following proteins:
- a CDS encoding ATP-binding cassette domain-containing protein, producing MTYTEGGPAMIAENSRSSRSSGGSTGNGGARGNRAPAGSRPAIEAHGLTKSYGKPAVRVLDGIDLSVERSTVLALLGPNGAGKTTTVRILATLTTADSGTARVAGYDVVADRARVRRTISLTGQFAAVDETQTGEENLRMMARLTGLPRTAARHRAEELLARFDLTDAARRQARTYSGGMRRRLDLAAGLVGSPEPGVFFLDEPTTGLDPRSRQQLWQVVRDLAARGATVLLTTQYLEEADQLADRIAVLDKGRIVADGTADTLKSRVAGHRLDLVLTSHEGYLRLAGRAVHHSPGTLTLGLPTDGTAAHVRALLDEIDPAGTEVARFSVHSATLDDVFLALTTEVPAHV from the coding sequence ATGACATACACAGAAGGGGGACCGGCCATGATCGCCGAGAACAGCAGAAGCAGCAGAAGCAGCGGCGGGAGCACCGGGAACGGCGGCGCCCGCGGAAACCGCGCACCCGCCGGCTCACGGCCCGCCATCGAGGCCCACGGCCTCACCAAGTCCTACGGAAAACCCGCGGTACGGGTCCTGGACGGCATCGACCTGAGCGTCGAACGCTCCACCGTCCTCGCCCTGCTCGGCCCCAACGGCGCGGGCAAGACCACCACCGTGCGCATCCTCGCGACGCTCACCACCGCGGACTCCGGCACCGCCCGCGTGGCCGGGTACGACGTCGTCGCCGACCGCGCCCGGGTGCGCCGCACCATCAGCCTCACCGGGCAGTTCGCCGCCGTCGACGAGACACAGACCGGCGAGGAGAACCTGCGCATGATGGCCCGGCTGACCGGCCTCCCGCGCACCGCCGCACGGCACCGGGCCGAGGAACTCCTCGCCCGCTTCGACCTCACCGACGCGGCCCGCCGCCAGGCACGTACGTACTCCGGGGGCATGCGCCGCCGCCTCGACCTGGCGGCCGGGCTGGTCGGATCACCCGAGCCCGGCGTCTTCTTCCTCGACGAGCCCACGACCGGCCTCGACCCGCGCAGCCGTCAACAGCTCTGGCAGGTCGTGCGCGACCTCGCCGCCCGCGGCGCGACGGTCCTGCTCACCACGCAGTATCTGGAGGAGGCCGACCAGCTCGCGGACCGGATCGCCGTCCTGGACAAGGGCCGGATCGTCGCCGACGGCACCGCCGACACCCTCAAGTCGCGCGTCGCCGGGCACCGCCTCGACCTCGTCCTCACCAGCCACGAGGGCTACCTCCGGCTGGCCGGCCGGGCCGTGCACCACTCCCCCGGGACGCTCACCCTCGGGCTGCCCACCGACGGCACGGCGGCCCATGTCCGCGCCCTGCTCGACGAGATCGACCCCGCCGGCACCGAAGTGGCGCGCTTCAGCGTGCACAGCGCCACCCTCGACGACGTCTTCCTGGCCCTCACCACGGAGGTACCGGCCCATGTCTGA
- a CDS encoding GNAT family N-acetyltransferase: MSLEVRTVTASEYPDWLRAVSTGFLRTAKATEEEIAGRLAHTDLSRVRGAFDDGRWVATFRSFAQELTVVGGATVPADAVSGVTVTPTHRRRGLLSRMMAADLAAAKERGEVVATLVAAEYPIYGRYGFGPATWATQWEIDVPRAGLDPRWAGPSEADGGGRIELIDGAEVRKLGPELHARFAARRPGAVSRDERWWEVNTGTVPSAHTAWTEPFYALHRSADGTVDGLAAYTADANWGDAKQPLNKATVKEMIAVTPRAERALWHFICSIDWITTVRSDFRAPDDPLPLFLPDPRAARIVTQVDWLWVRVLDVVRALEARGYEDEAGLVLDVQDSAGLAGGRFLLEVSPSGASCTPTTRSADLTLDVRELGTLYLGDESVQRLVALGRAEEHRTGAARSADRALRTARRPWCPDSF; this comes from the coding sequence ATGAGCCTTGAGGTCCGCACTGTCACCGCGTCCGAGTACCCCGACTGGCTGCGCGCCGTGTCCACCGGTTTCCTCCGTACGGCGAAGGCGACCGAGGAGGAGATCGCCGGCCGGCTGGCACACACCGATCTGTCCCGCGTGCGGGGGGCGTTCGACGACGGGCGCTGGGTGGCGACGTTCCGCTCGTTCGCCCAGGAACTGACCGTCGTCGGCGGCGCCACGGTGCCGGCCGACGCGGTCAGCGGGGTCACGGTGACGCCCACGCACCGCCGCCGCGGGCTGCTGAGCCGGATGATGGCCGCGGACCTGGCGGCGGCGAAGGAGCGCGGCGAGGTGGTCGCGACCCTGGTAGCGGCCGAGTACCCGATCTACGGGCGGTACGGGTTCGGTCCGGCGACCTGGGCCACCCAGTGGGAGATCGACGTCCCGCGGGCCGGGCTGGACCCCCGCTGGGCGGGTCCGTCCGAGGCGGACGGCGGGGGCAGGATCGAGCTGATCGACGGCGCGGAGGTGCGCAAGCTGGGCCCCGAACTGCATGCCCGCTTCGCGGCCCGCCGGCCCGGTGCCGTCAGCCGGGACGAGCGCTGGTGGGAGGTCAACACGGGCACGGTCCCCTCCGCGCACACCGCCTGGACCGAGCCGTTCTACGCGCTCCACCGTTCCGCCGACGGCACCGTCGACGGCCTTGCCGCCTACACCGCGGACGCCAACTGGGGTGACGCGAAGCAGCCGTTGAACAAGGCGACGGTGAAGGAAATGATCGCGGTGACCCCGCGGGCGGAGCGGGCGCTGTGGCACTTCATCTGCTCGATCGACTGGATCACCACGGTCCGCTCGGACTTCCGCGCCCCCGATGACCCGCTGCCCCTGTTCCTCCCGGACCCCCGCGCCGCCCGCATCGTCACCCAGGTGGACTGGCTGTGGGTGCGTGTCCTGGATGTGGTCCGCGCCCTGGAGGCCCGTGGCTACGAGGACGAGGCGGGCCTGGTGCTGGACGTCCAGGACTCCGCGGGCCTGGCCGGGGGCCGCTTCCTGCTGGAGGTCTCCCCGTCCGGGGCGAGCTGCACCCCCACCACGCGGAGCGCCGATCTGACCCTGGACGTACGGGAGTTGGGCACGCTCTACCTGGGTGACGAGTCGGTCCAGCGGCTGGTCGCGCTCGGCCGGGCCGAGGAGCACCGCACCGGCGCCGCCCGGTCGGCGGACCGCGCGCTGCGGACGGCGCGGCGCCCGTGGTGCCCGGACAGCTTCTGA
- a CDS encoding ABC transporter permease produces MSDAPGVLTHAAVMSARSLRVSRRNIDAVITSMMLPVMLMLIFVYFFGGAIDTGADHGPYVMYVVPGVLLLCAGFGSATTAVAVSEDMKGGIIDRFRSLDVGGTPVLAGHVVASTVRNLVSTTLVFGVAVLIGFRPAATGAGWLAVAAVLLAYILALSWISAAIGLLARTPEAAGGFTFFMSFLPYPSSAFVPIDSMPGWLRGFADHQPITPAIESLRGLLLNQPVGNAPWVALAWAAGILVVAVGLSGVLFRLRTR; encoded by the coding sequence ATGTCTGACGCACCCGGAGTGCTCACCCACGCGGCGGTCATGAGCGCCCGCAGCCTGCGCGTCAGCCGCCGCAACATCGACGCCGTCATCACCTCGATGATGCTCCCGGTCATGCTGATGCTGATCTTCGTCTACTTCTTCGGCGGCGCGATCGACACGGGCGCGGACCACGGCCCGTACGTCATGTACGTCGTTCCCGGGGTCCTGCTCCTGTGCGCCGGCTTCGGCTCCGCCACCACGGCGGTGGCCGTCAGCGAGGACATGAAGGGCGGCATCATCGACCGGTTCCGCTCACTGGACGTGGGCGGTACGCCGGTGCTGGCCGGACATGTCGTGGCGAGCACCGTGCGCAACCTGGTCTCCACCACCCTGGTCTTCGGCGTCGCCGTACTGATCGGCTTCCGCCCGGCGGCCACCGGGGCGGGCTGGCTCGCCGTGGCCGCCGTACTCCTCGCGTACATCCTGGCGCTGTCCTGGATCTCGGCGGCGATCGGCCTGCTCGCCAGGACCCCGGAGGCGGCGGGCGGGTTCACGTTCTTCATGTCGTTCCTGCCGTACCCGAGCAGCGCGTTCGTCCCGATCGACTCGATGCCGGGCTGGCTGCGCGGCTTCGCCGACCACCAGCCGATCACCCCGGCCATCGAGTCCCTGCGCGGACTCCTGCTGAACCAGCCGGTGGGCAACGCCCCCTGGGTCGCACTGGCCTGGGCGGCGGGCATCCTGGTGGTGGCGGTGGGGCTCTCCGGGGTGCTGTTCAGGCTGCGGACCCGATGA